The proteins below come from a single Crossiella sp. CA-258035 genomic window:
- the cas3 gene encoding CRISPR-associated helicase Cas3' yields MSPTLLPTNDPPPPAELQWPAVWAKSVRDEHGALTHWLPLHQHLDDTGAVARRLAESWVPHQILDTVARDTQCGAEDVRALLDWLARAHDVGKTSPAFAVQVPALADRMRDTGLNASPALAHHPQRGALTHALVGHAAVQEWLAGRHDLPRRGIAAQLAAIVGSHHGVPPEDSQLQLVRQHPELRGTGVWQQAREHFLERADAGIDWTRWREVRLSVPSQVLLTGLVIVADWIASNAELFPLLRAHEPPRCLDTVVRLEHAWQKLDLPAPWTAELASTSAELLFQQRFDRPNTPARRVQVAAVELARRQQQPGLLIIEAPMGNGKTEAALLAAEVLAARSGAGGCFVALPTQASTDAMFSRVRAWLERLPRTGSRVSVTLAHGKASSNEEFAGLVRAGYFASIGEEHDGGALVAHQWLRGRKKGVLACFVVGTIDQILFAGLKSRHLMLRHLGLAGKVVIIDEVHAYDVFMSQYLLRVLEWLGAYRVPVVLLSATLPTSRRAQLLAAYDNQSHPAAATDMGYPLLASSGGLPPLTVPADGGDNTVALDHLEDDLDTLVAYLREHLAQGGCAVVVRNTVARVQETAQRLEEEFGAEQVTINHSRFLACDRARIDQGLLHRFGPDGDRPLRHIVVASQVVEQSLDVDFDLMVTDLAPMDLVLQRLGRLHRHPRDRPAPLRQARCALTGVLDWSAAPVRAVAGSRRVYGEYTLLRAAALLTGRPEIMLPRDISPLVQQAYGEQPLGPAAWQEHMLAAAEQAAVTEVRRVEAAQDFRLGPPTGTSLIGWVRAGVGDADDDHTGLAQVRDGAESLEVLVVQRDSAGGLLTPAWIARGGGEPVPTDLAVPPQQAAVIAACSLRLPLALSHPGVLDAVITAVESNYIPSFQLAPLLKGQLVLVLDEHRTAVLRHGEPAFTLNYDPRRGLIHKRHDP; encoded by the coding sequence GTGTCCCCCACCCTCCTGCCCACCAACGACCCGCCACCACCTGCCGAGCTCCAATGGCCCGCGGTGTGGGCCAAATCAGTGCGCGACGAACACGGCGCGCTCACCCACTGGCTGCCCCTGCACCAGCACCTCGACGACACCGGCGCGGTAGCCCGCCGCCTGGCGGAAAGCTGGGTACCCCACCAGATCCTCGACACCGTGGCACGCGATACGCAGTGCGGTGCCGAGGATGTGCGGGCGCTGCTGGACTGGCTGGCCCGTGCCCACGATGTCGGCAAAACCAGCCCAGCCTTCGCGGTCCAGGTCCCCGCCCTGGCCGACCGCATGCGCGATACGGGCCTCAACGCCTCCCCCGCGCTGGCCCACCACCCCCAACGCGGCGCGCTCACCCACGCCTTGGTGGGACATGCCGCGGTTCAGGAGTGGCTGGCAGGCCGGCATGACCTTCCCCGGCGGGGCATCGCCGCCCAGCTGGCCGCGATCGTGGGCAGTCACCACGGTGTGCCGCCCGAGGACAGCCAACTGCAGCTCGTGCGCCAGCACCCGGAACTGCGCGGTACCGGGGTGTGGCAGCAGGCACGGGAGCACTTCCTGGAACGGGCCGATGCGGGCATCGACTGGACCCGGTGGCGGGAGGTGCGGCTGAGCGTGCCCAGCCAGGTGTTGCTGACCGGTCTGGTGATCGTGGCCGACTGGATCGCCTCCAACGCCGAGCTGTTCCCGTTGCTGCGCGCCCACGAGCCGCCCCGCTGTCTGGACACCGTGGTGCGGCTGGAGCACGCGTGGCAGAAGTTGGACCTGCCCGCGCCGTGGACTGCGGAGCTGGCCAGCACGAGCGCGGAGTTGTTGTTCCAGCAGCGATTCGACCGCCCGAACACTCCGGCGCGCCGGGTGCAGGTGGCCGCTGTCGAGCTGGCCCGCAGACAGCAACAACCCGGGTTGCTGATCATTGAGGCGCCGATGGGCAACGGCAAGACCGAGGCGGCGTTGCTGGCTGCGGAGGTTCTGGCCGCCCGCTCCGGTGCGGGGGGCTGTTTCGTGGCGTTGCCGACCCAGGCAAGCACCGATGCGATGTTCTCCCGGGTGCGGGCCTGGCTGGAGCGCCTGCCTCGCACCGGCAGCAGGGTGAGCGTGACGCTGGCCCACGGCAAGGCCAGCTCGAACGAGGAGTTCGCCGGGCTGGTGCGGGCCGGGTACTTCGCCAGCATCGGCGAGGAGCACGACGGCGGCGCGCTGGTGGCGCACCAGTGGCTGCGCGGCCGCAAGAAGGGTGTGCTGGCCTGCTTCGTGGTGGGCACGATCGACCAGATCCTGTTCGCCGGGTTGAAAAGCAGGCACTTGATGCTGCGGCACCTGGGGCTGGCGGGCAAGGTCGTGATCATCGATGAGGTGCACGCCTACGACGTGTTCATGTCGCAGTACCTGCTCCGAGTGCTGGAATGGCTGGGCGCCTACCGGGTTCCGGTGGTCCTGCTGTCAGCTACTTTGCCCACCTCCCGGCGGGCGCAGTTGCTGGCTGCCTATGACAACCAGAGCCACCCCGCGGCAGCCACCGACATGGGCTATCCGCTGCTGGCCAGCTCCGGCGGTCTGCCCCCGCTCACCGTGCCCGCCGACGGCGGCGACAACACCGTGGCCCTGGATCATCTTGAGGATGACCTGGACACGCTGGTGGCCTACCTGCGTGAGCACCTGGCCCAGGGCGGGTGCGCGGTGGTGGTGCGCAACACCGTCGCCCGGGTGCAGGAGACCGCGCAGCGTTTGGAGGAGGAGTTCGGCGCCGAGCAGGTCACGATCAACCACTCCCGGTTCCTGGCCTGCGACCGCGCCCGCATCGACCAGGGCCTGCTGCACCGCTTCGGCCCCGACGGTGACCGTCCGCTTCGGCACATCGTGGTGGCCTCGCAGGTGGTGGAGCAGTCCCTGGACGTGGACTTCGACCTCATGGTCACCGACCTGGCGCCGATGGACCTGGTGTTGCAACGCCTGGGCCGGCTGCACCGTCACCCCCGCGATCGGCCTGCCCCGTTGCGGCAGGCGCGTTGCGCGCTGACCGGGGTGCTCGACTGGAGCGCCGCACCAGTGCGGGCGGTGGCGGGGTCCCGGCGGGTCTACGGCGAGTACACCTTGCTGCGCGCCGCCGCACTGCTGACCGGTAGGCCGGAGATCATGCTGCCTCGCGACATCTCCCCGCTGGTGCAGCAGGCCTACGGCGAACAGCCACTGGGCCCGGCTGCCTGGCAGGAGCACATGCTCGCTGCCGCCGAACAGGCCGCGGTGACTGAGGTTCGCCGCGTGGAGGCGGCGCAGGACTTCCGGCTCGGCCCGCCCACGGGCACCTCGCTGATCGGGTGGGTGCGGGCCGGTGTCGGTGACGCCGACGATGATCACACCGGTCTGGCGCAGGTTCGTGACGGCGCCGAGTCCCTGGAAGTTCTTGTCGTGCAACGCGATTCCGCCGGTGGCCTGCTGACCCCGGCATGGATCGCTCGCGGCGGCGGTGAACCTGTTCCCACTGACCTGGCGGTGCCACCGCAGCAGGCGGCGGTGATCGCGGCGTGCTCGCTGCGACTGCCCTTGGCGCTGAGCCATCCCGGTGTCCTCGACGCGGTGATCACCGCTGTGGAGTCCAACTACATCCCCAGCTTCCAGCTCGCCCCGCTGCTCAAAGGGCAGCTGGTGCTTGTCCTCGACGAGCACCGCACGGCCGTGCTGCGGCACGGCGAGCCCGCCTTCACCCTGAACTACGATCCGCGACGAGGATTGATCCACAAGCGGCATGATCCGTAA
- the cas6e gene encoding type I-E CRISPR-associated protein Cas6/Cse3/CasE, translated as MYFTRCALNPARRGARALLASPHKLHGAVQAAFPPQSTPAVAEGRVLWRLDQSEHQVQLYVVSPTRPDLTHLVEQAGWPTTTGWDTREYQPVLTRLATGQVWGFRLKANPVHSSRKAPDAQRSQRFHHVTVAQQTDWLLTRTEKFGFTIPAGEHKEPDVAVRGREVVRFDRKSATVSLSTVVFEGRLEVTDPDRLRASLIGGIGPAKGYGCGLLTLAPLRRG; from the coding sequence ATGTATTTCACCCGCTGCGCCCTCAACCCCGCCCGCCGCGGCGCCCGCGCGCTACTGGCCTCCCCGCACAAACTCCACGGTGCCGTCCAAGCCGCATTCCCACCCCAGAGCACTCCTGCCGTTGCGGAAGGCCGGGTGCTGTGGAGGTTGGATCAGAGCGAGCACCAGGTCCAGCTCTATGTCGTCAGCCCGACTCGTCCCGATCTGACCCACCTGGTCGAGCAGGCGGGCTGGCCGACGACCACCGGCTGGGACACCCGCGAGTACCAGCCCGTGCTCACCCGCCTGGCCACCGGGCAGGTGTGGGGCTTCCGGCTCAAGGCCAACCCCGTGCACAGCAGCCGCAAAGCCCCCGATGCCCAGCGGTCCCAACGGTTCCACCACGTCACCGTCGCCCAGCAAACTGACTGGCTGCTCACCCGCACCGAGAAGTTCGGCTTCACCATCCCCGCCGGGGAGCACAAGGAGCCAGACGTGGCCGTCCGCGGACGGGAGGTGGTGCGTTTCGACCGCAAGTCCGCCACGGTCTCGCTGTCCACTGTGGTGTTCGAGGGCCGGCTGGAGGTCACCGATCCCGATCGGTTGCGGGCGAGCCTGATCGGCGGCATCGGCCCGGCCAAGGGCTATGGCTGCGGCCTGCTCACCCTGGCCCCGCTGCGCCGTGGCTGA
- the casB gene encoding type I-E CRISPR-associated protein Cse2/CasB, whose translation MTTHTTTPTVTPELGAVGAEVDRRIRSLQQGVLANHSAEVAALARLRRAVGTPAGSVADIHRYTLSPVFTGPNPGEKPTPGEIAAHTALTLYATHQQSRGKRMHQRGHGLGAAVRRLHPQEPTDPPAPVLRRFLTLGTSDSYSELVHHLRGLVQLLRGQDIPVDYGQLAEDLLRWQRPGGAAGVRLRWGRDFYRTHTTATTATATEPTETAVDKPTA comes from the coding sequence ATGACCACCCACACCACCACCCCCACAGTCACTCCCGAGCTGGGCGCGGTCGGCGCGGAGGTCGACCGTCGCATCCGGAGCCTGCAGCAGGGGGTGCTGGCCAACCACTCCGCCGAGGTCGCCGCCCTGGCCCGGCTGCGCCGGGCGGTCGGCACACCCGCTGGCAGCGTGGCCGACATCCACCGCTACACCCTCTCCCCCGTCTTCACCGGCCCCAACCCCGGCGAGAAACCCACGCCTGGAGAGATCGCCGCGCACACCGCGCTGACCCTCTACGCCACCCATCAGCAGTCCCGCGGCAAGCGGATGCACCAGCGCGGTCACGGCCTGGGAGCGGCGGTACGGCGGCTGCACCCCCAAGAGCCGACCGACCCGCCCGCACCGGTGCTGCGCCGTTTCCTCACCTTGGGCACCTCCGACAGCTATAGCGAGTTGGTGCACCACCTGCGCGGGCTCGTGCAACTGCTGCGCGGCCAGGACATCCCCGTGGACTACGGGCAGCTGGCCGAGGACCTGCTGCGCTGGCAACGCCCCGGCGGCGCCGCCGGCGTGCGCCTGCGGTGGGGCCGGGACTTCTACCGCACCCACACCACGGCCACCACCGCCACCGCCACCGAGCCGACCGAGACCGCGGTGGACAAGCCCACCGCCTGA
- the cas5e gene encoding type I-E CRISPR-associated protein Cas5/CasD: MSCLLLRLAAPLQSWGTSSRFTRRNTDRAPSRSGVLGLLAAATGRRRTDPLEELLDLRIGVRIEQPGRLERDFQTARSRDGQISMPLSYRFYLADAVFAVAVHGPDQLLETVEQALRAPAFPLYLGRRSCPPAGVLLHGMHDGDLAQVLAEAPWLASPWVQKQHRAPMVTLDTVADCPATEPRAELVRDEPVSFDPRHRQYDWRTVLSSQVTVPNPLHRSPTPIPAAAFAGGGHDPMAVFEEPI; this comes from the coding sequence GTGAGCTGCCTGCTGCTGCGGCTGGCCGCGCCGTTGCAGTCCTGGGGCACCAGCAGCCGCTTCACCCGCCGCAACACCGACCGCGCCCCCAGCCGCAGCGGCGTGCTCGGGCTGCTGGCCGCCGCCACCGGCCGCCGCCGCACCGACCCCCTGGAAGAGCTGCTGGATCTGCGCATCGGGGTCCGCATCGAACAACCCGGCCGGCTGGAGCGGGACTTCCAGACCGCCCGCAGCCGGGACGGGCAGATCTCCATGCCGCTGTCCTACCGCTTCTACCTCGCCGACGCGGTCTTCGCCGTGGCCGTGCACGGCCCGGACCAACTTCTGGAAACCGTGGAGCAGGCGTTGCGGGCACCGGCGTTCCCGCTGTACCTGGGACGCCGGTCCTGCCCGCCCGCCGGGGTGCTGCTGCACGGGATGCACGACGGCGACCTTGCCCAGGTGCTGGCCGAAGCGCCGTGGCTGGCCTCACCGTGGGTGCAGAAGCAGCACCGTGCCCCGATGGTCACCTTGGACACCGTGGCCGACTGCCCGGCCACCGAACCCCGCGCCGAGCTGGTGCGCGACGAGCCGGTCAGCTTCGATCCCCGGCACCGCCAGTACGACTGGCGCACCGTGCTGAGCTCCCAGGTCACCGTCCCCAACCCGCTGCACCGCTCCCCCACGCCCATCCCCGCGGCCGCGTTCGCCGGGGGCGGGCATGATCCGATGGCCGTCTTCGAGGAACCGATCTGA
- the cas7e gene encoding type I-E CRISPR-associated protein Cas7/Cse4/CasC, with protein sequence MPRTILDVHIIQSVPPSNINRDDTGSPKTAVYGGRRRARVSSQAWKRATREAFPAHLDRSELGMRTRQVVEVLATEITRQAPALAERAADLAGEVLTAIGIKTKAARKDGAAPESEFLLFLSHRQIESLAELAVTAATEAGDGKVSINKQEAKARADREHSVDIALFGRMVASATDLNVEAAVQVAHALSVHAVDNEYDYFTAVDDSKKNNDDEDAGAGMIGTVEFNSSTLYRYAALDLDALCDNLGDATAAVRAAEAFTRAFITSMPSGKQNTFANRTLPDAVLLIVRQRQPINLVGAFEEVVEDNAEHGRVHAAIGKLAEHARELHTAFDETPVAAWTFGIGEKKIAPLAELATHTTFDPAVRAVGELLGQRLAASS encoded by the coding sequence ATGCCACGCACCATTCTCGACGTGCACATCATCCAGAGCGTGCCGCCGAGCAACATCAACCGTGACGACACCGGCAGCCCCAAGACCGCCGTCTACGGCGGCCGTCGCCGCGCCCGGGTCTCCAGCCAGGCGTGGAAACGCGCCACCCGCGAGGCCTTCCCCGCGCACCTGGATCGCTCCGAGCTGGGCATGCGCACCCGGCAGGTCGTGGAGGTCCTCGCCACCGAGATCACCCGGCAAGCACCCGCACTGGCCGAGCGGGCCGCAGACCTCGCAGGTGAAGTGCTCACCGCGATCGGCATCAAGACCAAGGCCGCCCGCAAGGACGGGGCGGCACCGGAGTCGGAATTTCTGCTCTTCCTCAGCCACCGCCAGATCGAGTCCCTCGCCGAGCTGGCCGTCACCGCCGCCACCGAGGCCGGCGACGGGAAGGTGAGCATCAACAAGCAGGAGGCCAAGGCCCGCGCCGACCGCGAGCACTCGGTGGACATCGCGCTGTTCGGGCGGATGGTCGCCTCGGCCACCGACCTCAACGTCGAGGCCGCCGTCCAGGTCGCCCACGCCCTGAGCGTGCACGCGGTGGACAACGAGTACGACTACTTCACCGCGGTGGATGACAGCAAGAAGAACAACGACGACGAAGACGCCGGGGCGGGGATGATCGGCACGGTGGAGTTCAACTCCTCCACCCTCTACCGCTACGCCGCCCTCGACCTCGACGCCCTGTGCGACAACCTCGGTGATGCCACCGCCGCGGTGCGCGCGGCCGAGGCCTTCACCCGGGCGTTCATCACCAGCATGCCCTCGGGCAAGCAGAACACCTTCGCCAACCGCACCCTGCCCGATGCCGTGCTACTGATCGTCCGCCAACGCCAGCCGATCAACCTCGTCGGCGCGTTTGAGGAAGTCGTCGAGGACAACGCCGAGCACGGCCGGGTGCACGCCGCGATCGGCAAGCTGGCCGAGCACGCCCGCGAACTCCACACCGCCTTCGACGAAACCCCCGTCGCAGCGTGGACTTTCGGCATCGGGGAGAAGAAGATCGCGCCGCTGGCCGAGCTGGCCACCCACACCACCTTCGACCCCGCCGTCCGCGCGGTCGGCGAACTGCTCGGGCAGCGGCTGGCGGCCTCCTCGTGA
- the casA gene encoding type I-E CRISPR-associated protein Cse1/CasA produces the protein MNGSNPLSYNLIDEPWLSVRTNTGQREELSLTEVFRRAHELAAVLGDVPTQVFALTRLLLAVLHRAVDGPRDLDAWEQLWQQPELPAQQIGEYLHQHRDRFDLLSPQAPFFQVAGLHTAKGEVSELGKLIADVPNGHPFFTNRLGAILSLSFAEAARWLVHCQAFDPSGIKSGAVGDKRVKGGKGYPIGTAWSGHLGGVIPEGATLRETLLLNLIAYDQHGLTATPETDLPAWERDPVGVGEELDGGRAPCGRVDLYTWQSRRILLSYTTSAVTGVLICNGERLTPQNKHHHEPHTAWRRSTPQEKKHGLPLVYMPREHLPDRAVWRGLASLLPAAQRPQGQDAAAALTPQVLEWIARLGNEIDPDLPVRLHTIGMTYGAQSSTTEDILDDQLPLHAILLHREATDLAATAVACVQAAEETAKAVGRLAGNLAAAAGCGRDERDGPVTRAREQVFAALDPLFRAWLRDLDATTDPMAAHQAWQRQARQCAQAVAADLLARAPMTAWRGRTVDARLMNTPLADKRFRRDLHTALPLAAQTIEVAS, from the coding sequence ATGAACGGGTCTAACCCGTTGTCATACAACCTGATCGACGAACCCTGGCTTTCCGTGCGCACCAACACCGGGCAACGGGAAGAGCTGTCCCTGACCGAGGTATTCAGGCGTGCCCACGAGCTCGCCGCGGTACTCGGCGATGTTCCCACCCAGGTCTTCGCCCTCACCAGGCTGCTGCTGGCGGTCTTGCACCGCGCTGTCGACGGTCCGCGCGACCTTGACGCCTGGGAACAGCTGTGGCAGCAGCCCGAACTACCCGCCCAGCAGATCGGTGAATATCTGCACCAGCACCGCGACCGGTTCGATCTGCTCTCCCCGCAGGCCCCGTTCTTCCAGGTCGCCGGGTTGCACACCGCCAAGGGCGAGGTCTCCGAGCTGGGCAAGCTCATCGCCGATGTGCCCAACGGCCACCCGTTCTTCACCAACCGGCTCGGTGCGATCCTGTCGTTGTCCTTCGCCGAGGCGGCGCGGTGGCTGGTGCACTGCCAGGCCTTCGACCCCTCCGGGATCAAGTCCGGCGCGGTCGGGGACAAGCGGGTCAAGGGCGGCAAGGGCTACCCGATCGGCACCGCCTGGTCCGGCCACCTCGGTGGCGTGATTCCCGAGGGTGCGACGTTGCGGGAGACGTTGCTGCTCAACCTCATCGCCTACGACCAGCACGGCCTCACCGCCACCCCGGAAACCGACCTGCCGGCGTGGGAACGCGACCCGGTCGGAGTCGGGGAAGAACTCGACGGCGGGCGGGCACCGTGCGGGCGGGTGGACCTCTACACCTGGCAAAGCCGCCGGATCCTGCTCTCCTACACCACCTCCGCGGTCACCGGCGTGCTCATCTGCAACGGCGAGCGCCTGACCCCGCAAAACAAGCACCACCACGAGCCGCACACCGCCTGGCGGCGCAGCACCCCGCAGGAGAAAAAACACGGCCTGCCCCTGGTGTACATGCCGCGGGAGCACCTGCCGGACCGGGCGGTCTGGCGCGGCCTGGCATCGCTGCTGCCCGCCGCCCAACGACCCCAAGGCCAGGATGCGGCCGCGGCGTTGACTCCGCAGGTGCTGGAGTGGATCGCCCGGCTGGGCAACGAGATCGACCCGGATCTGCCGGTGCGGCTGCACACCATCGGCATGACTTACGGCGCCCAAAGCTCCACCACCGAGGACATCCTCGACGACCAACTCCCCCTGCACGCCATCCTGCTGCACCGCGAGGCCACCGACCTGGCCGCCACCGCGGTGGCCTGCGTGCAGGCCGCGGAGGAGACCGCGAAAGCGGTGGGACGCTTGGCGGGCAACCTCGCCGCCGCGGCCGGGTGCGGCCGCGACGAACGCGACGGACCCGTCACCCGCGCCCGGGAACAGGTTTTCGCCGCGCTGGACCCGCTGTTCCGCGCGTGGCTGCGTGACCTGGACGCCACCACCGATCCCATGGCCGCCCACCAGGCCTGGCAGCGTCAAGCACGCCAGTGCGCGCAGGCGGTGGCCGCGGATTTGCTGGCGCGGGCGCCGATGACGGCGTGGCGCGGCCGCACCGTCGATGCGCGCCTGATGAACACACCGTTGGCCGACAAGCGATTCCGGCGCGACCTCCACACCGCCCTGCCGCTGGCGGCCCAAACCATCGAGGTGGCCTCATGA
- the cas1e gene encoding type I-E CRISPR-associated endonuclease Cas1e, producing the protein MADLPGAKPVPLSQLHRAQDRLSFLYLEHCVVHREDNAITATDARGTVHIPAATLGALLLGPGTTVSQQAMVLLGESGSTAVWVGEHGVRYDAHGRTLARSTSLLQAQAALVSNRTSRLKVARAMYAMRFPGEDTSGLTMQQLRGREGARVRRAYREHAARVGIDWQRRDYDPADFQAGTPVNQALSAAHTSLYGVVHAVIVALGCSPGLGFVHTGHVKSFVYDIADLYKAAVSIPVAFDIAAAEVADIGSATRRAIRDRMRGGAFLESCVRDIKTLLTPEEELVEYGPEALDDAAFAGGDVVMLWDDNGRVVPGGVAYGEEL; encoded by the coding sequence GTGGCTGACCTCCCCGGTGCCAAGCCGGTCCCGCTTTCCCAGCTGCACCGCGCCCAGGACCGGCTGTCGTTTCTGTACCTGGAGCACTGCGTGGTGCACCGGGAGGACAACGCGATCACCGCCACCGATGCCCGCGGCACCGTGCACATCCCGGCGGCCACCCTTGGCGCGCTGCTGCTGGGCCCCGGTACCACGGTGAGCCAGCAAGCCATGGTGCTGCTCGGGGAAAGCGGGTCCACGGCGGTGTGGGTGGGCGAGCACGGGGTGCGCTACGACGCCCACGGCCGCACCCTGGCCCGCTCCACCAGCCTGCTGCAGGCCCAAGCGGCGCTGGTGTCCAACCGGACCTCCCGGTTGAAGGTCGCCCGCGCGATGTATGCGATGCGCTTCCCCGGCGAGGACACCAGCGGGCTGACCATGCAGCAGCTGCGTGGCCGGGAAGGCGCCCGCGTCCGGCGGGCCTACCGCGAGCATGCCGCCCGGGTCGGGATCGACTGGCAGCGCCGCGACTACGACCCGGCTGACTTCCAGGCAGGCACCCCGGTCAACCAGGCACTCTCCGCAGCGCACACCAGCCTCTACGGGGTGGTGCACGCGGTGATCGTGGCCCTGGGCTGTTCCCCCGGGCTCGGGTTCGTCCACACCGGACACGTCAAGTCCTTCGTCTACGACATCGCCGACCTCTACAAAGCCGCGGTCAGCATCCCGGTGGCCTTCGACATCGCCGCCGCCGAGGTCGCTGACATCGGCTCGGCCACCCGCCGCGCGATCCGGGACCGGATGCGCGGCGGGGCGTTCCTGGAGTCCTGCGTGCGCGACATCAAGACGCTGCTGACCCCGGAGGAGGAGCTGGTGGAGTACGGACCGGAGGCCCTCGACGATGCGGCCTTCGCCGGTGGGGACGTGGTGATGCTCTGGGACGACAACGGCCGCGTCGTGCCCGGCGGGGTGGCCTATGGGGAGGAGTTGTGA
- the cas2e gene encoding type I-E CRISPR-associated endoribonuclease Cas2e, with the protein MTVIVVAACPVGLRGHLTRWLLEISPGVFVGRTTRRVRELLWVRVVEMVRTGRAIMVHQADNEQGLAFTVHEHNWVPVDFEGINLMLRPAPGTGPATQTGVAGRPRWSDASKRRRFGRR; encoded by the coding sequence GTGACGGTGATCGTGGTCGCGGCTTGCCCGGTCGGGTTGCGCGGGCACTTGACGCGGTGGCTGCTGGAGATCTCGCCGGGGGTCTTTGTCGGGCGCACCACCAGGCGGGTGCGTGAGCTGTTGTGGGTGCGGGTGGTGGAGATGGTGCGCACCGGGCGGGCGATCATGGTGCACCAGGCTGACAACGAGCAGGGGCTGGCGTTCACAGTCCACGAGCACAACTGGGTCCCGGTGGACTTCGAGGGCATCAACCTGATGCTCCGCCCCGCTCCAGGAACAGGGCCGGCTACGCAGACGGGGGTGGCCGGTAGACCGAGGTGGAGCGATGCCAGCAAACGCCGCCGCTTCGGACGACGATGA
- a CDS encoding recombinase family protein, with protein sequence MTAWTGADFAGAVAARRRGSAGPTSGATRSVRFAFYGRMSTTEFQDAQTSRAWQRAVSDELVEGAGEVVAEFFDEGRSRRWSWWDRPAAAALLTAAERPDREFDAVVVGEYERAFEGDQFRPVLGRLTELGVQVWLPEAGGPVELDSPVHQALMVLLGAQARREVVRARQRVVAAMRAQTRLQGRFLGGRPPYGYRLADAGPHPKAIHARWGRRVHVLEPDPVTAPWVRWMFVQRAAGRSVASLARELNERGVPCPSRVDRARNRHRSGKRWIVRTVAEILDNPRYTGRQVWNRQGSKGHGAGGRAGGRGSGKVSANPVWEWEVSERLAHVPLVDEAAFVAIQGIRAARSTKDGDRREYELAGLVVCGVCDRRLDAHWVHDRPGYRCRHGYTSGTPRPVGVAGNVYVREDRLVEALPRLLGASEPAAAPVNAAEDIRRRGLEIVCRGQRWHLRPAAKPVVVDPSTGLRQAALELDWILSGVEAGSFGPAAIEGQGSPEQQEVVAL encoded by the coding sequence ATGACCGCGTGGACTGGTGCGGACTTTGCGGGGGCGGTTGCCGCTCGTCGCCGCGGATCTGCCGGCCCGACCAGCGGGGCGACCCGCAGCGTGCGTTTCGCGTTCTACGGCCGGATGTCGACGACGGAGTTCCAGGATGCGCAGACATCGCGCGCGTGGCAGCGGGCCGTGTCGGATGAGCTGGTTGAAGGCGCTGGTGAGGTCGTGGCAGAGTTCTTCGACGAAGGCCGGTCGCGGCGGTGGTCGTGGTGGGACAGGCCAGCGGCGGCGGCGTTGCTGACGGCCGCGGAGCGTCCGGATCGTGAGTTCGACGCGGTCGTGGTGGGGGAGTACGAGCGTGCCTTCGAGGGTGATCAGTTCCGGCCCGTGCTGGGCCGGTTGACCGAGTTGGGTGTGCAGGTGTGGTTGCCCGAGGCCGGTGGCCCGGTGGAGCTGGACAGCCCTGTGCACCAGGCTCTGATGGTGCTGCTGGGCGCTCAGGCCCGCCGCGAGGTCGTGCGAGCCCGGCAGCGGGTGGTGGCAGCTATGAGGGCGCAGACCCGGTTGCAGGGCCGCTTTCTCGGCGGTCGCCCGCCGTATGGGTACCGGCTGGCCGACGCCGGGCCGCACCCGAAGGCCATCCACGCGCGGTGGGGCCGGCGAGTGCACGTGCTGGAACCAGATCCGGTGACCGCGCCGTGGGTGCGGTGGATGTTCGTCCAGCGTGCAGCCGGGCGGTCGGTGGCTTCGCTGGCGAGGGAGTTGAACGAGCGTGGGGTGCCGTGTCCGTCGCGTGTGGACCGGGCGCGGAACCGCCATCGCTCAGGGAAGCGGTGGATTGTGCGGACGGTGGCCGAGATTCTGGACAACCCGCGGTACACCGGCCGCCAGGTATGGAACCGGCAGGGCAGCAAAGGCCACGGCGCTGGTGGACGGGCTGGTGGCAGGGGCTCGGGGAAGGTGAGCGCCAATCCTGTCTGGGAGTGGGAGGTCTCCGAGCGCCTGGCCCACGTCCCGCTGGTGGATGAAGCGGCGTTCGTTGCCATTCAAGGGATCCGGGCTGCGAGGTCCACAAAGGACGGAGATCGGCGGGAGTACGAGTTGGCCGGACTGGTGGTGTGCGGAGTGTGTGATCGCCGGTTGGATGCGCACTGGGTTCACGACCGGCCCGGGTACCGATGTCGCCACGGCTACACCAGCGGAACACCGCGGCCGGTCGGTGTTGCGGGCAACGTCTATGTCCGCGAGGACCGCCTTGTCGAGGCGCTACCTCGCCTGCTCGGGGCCTCCGAGCCAGCGGCGGCTCCGGTGAATGCTGCCGAAGACATTCGCCGTCGCGGGCTGGAGATCGTGTGCAGGGGTCAGCGTTGGCATCTCAGACCGGCAGCGAAACCAGTGGTGGTCGATCCGTCGACCGGACTCAGGCAAGCGGCACTTGAGCTGGACTGGATTCTCAGCGGCGTCGAGGCAGGCAGTTTCGGGCCAGCGGCGATCGAAGGCCAGGGGTCACCAGAGCAACAGGAAGTCGTCGCGCTGTAG